One segment of Pyrococcus sp. ST04 DNA contains the following:
- a CDS encoding radical SAM protein: protein MTKIVLTTDETLTSTYHDVPLLDFLGCAPYDKLPKWVFRLLDSQLPDENGKLTQAPYGLRKIEAALLRCFSREDVVVAHPKKVEQFIDENTEIVALYEMDPLGLGPVTMMFTNGGQWKSYTSVKFRELVGRLNAIRKRKNLKFKIVVGGPGAWQLEIRKEERERLKIDHVVIGEGEHAVCEIFKKIIEEGAEETIFIRGWPRIEEIPTIVAPSYKGLVEVMRGCGRGCRFCEPNLRVARFIPLDKIEEEIKVNVSAGIDHAWLHSEDIFLYKVEDRKNFYPNAEAVIELFEMARKYTRNVNPTHGTVAGALAIPGMIEEISRIVGANENHWIGIQVGMETADPEIIGRLMNNKMKPFSPEEWPWVLLNGTYVFNKNYWFPAYTTILGLPGDNDEAEIMTARLIITMEKELEEKLGDRAHFTVTPLAFVPMGVLKGEEFYRVEDMITYGQFLHLYYAWKHMAREILKGLPKVMRGNPFLIPFFPLARIGVRIVLRQIEKWGKRKGFEVKNLEPLDIKIEVDEHRWEYRPSLAEAY from the coding sequence ATGACAAAGATCGTCTTGACCACAGACGAAACGTTGACGAGCACATATCATGACGTCCCTCTACTCGATTTTCTCGGGTGTGCACCATATGATAAGCTTCCAAAATGGGTGTTCAGGCTTCTCGATTCACAACTACCAGATGAAAATGGGAAACTGACGCAAGCACCTTATGGACTCAGAAAAATTGAAGCGGCACTCTTAAGATGCTTTTCACGGGAAGATGTTGTAGTAGCACATCCAAAGAAGGTTGAACAGTTTATAGATGAAAATACTGAGATAGTGGCTCTCTATGAGATGGATCCCTTAGGGTTGGGCCCAGTAACAATGATGTTTACCAACGGAGGGCAGTGGAAGAGCTATACTTCGGTTAAATTCAGAGAACTTGTTGGAAGACTCAACGCCATTAGGAAAAGGAAAAATTTAAAGTTCAAGATAGTCGTTGGCGGTCCCGGAGCATGGCAGTTGGAAATCAGAAAAGAAGAGCGTGAAAGACTAAAAATAGACCACGTAGTAATTGGTGAGGGAGAACATGCTGTATGCGAGATATTTAAAAAGATAATCGAAGAAGGGGCTGAGGAAACTATTTTCATAAGAGGATGGCCAAGGATCGAGGAAATCCCCACAATCGTCGCGCCATCTTATAAGGGGCTTGTTGAAGTTATGAGAGGATGCGGGAGAGGGTGTAGATTCTGCGAACCGAATTTGAGGGTGGCGAGGTTCATTCCTCTGGACAAAATTGAGGAAGAGATTAAAGTTAACGTAAGCGCTGGGATAGACCATGCCTGGCTACACAGCGAGGACATATTCTTGTACAAGGTAGAGGACAGAAAGAACTTCTATCCAAATGCAGAAGCTGTAATTGAGCTCTTTGAAATGGCAAGAAAGTACACAAGGAACGTCAACCCAACACATGGAACGGTTGCCGGAGCATTGGCAATTCCCGGGATGATAGAAGAAATTTCTAGGATAGTTGGTGCAAATGAAAATCATTGGATTGGAATACAAGTTGGAATGGAAACCGCAGACCCAGAGATAATAGGCAGGCTAATGAACAATAAGATGAAGCCCTTTTCACCAGAGGAATGGCCTTGGGTTCTACTCAATGGAACTTACGTTTTTAACAAGAATTACTGGTTCCCAGCGTATACTACAATCCTGGGCCTTCCAGGAGATAATGACGAAGCAGAGATTATGACCGCAAGGCTGATAATAACTATGGAAAAAGAACTGGAGGAAAAATTAGGGGATAGAGCCCACTTCACAGTTACCCCACTTGCATTTGTACCAATGGGAGTCCTAAAAGGGGAAGAATTCTACAGAGTGGAAGATATGATAACATACGGTCAGTTCCTCCACCTCTACTACGCATGGAAGCATATGGCCAGGGAAATTCTTAAGGGGCTACCAAAGGTTATGAGAGGAAACCCATTCCTAATCCCCTTCTTCCCACTAGCAAGAATCGGCGTTAGAATAGTTCTAAGGCAGATAGAGAAGTGGGGAAAGAGGAAGGGATTTGAAGTGAAGAATCTTGAGCCACTTGACATAAAGATAGAAGTTGATGAACATAGGTGGGAGTATAGACCAAGCCTTGCCGAGGCTTATTGA